DNA sequence from the Streptomyces sp. HUAS 15-9 genome:
GACATCAGCAGCTGCGCGCGGACGGTGAGCCGCGCGCCGCCGAGCACCACGCCCAGCATGATCAGGAACCAGGCCGCGCCGATCACCGTCGACAGGGCCGTGTCGTCGGCGAGGTTCTCGTCGAACAGCGCGAGCGTCATCGAACCGGCGGGCAGCGAACCGGCCACCATGAAGATGGTCGCGGAGACCACCAGCGCCCAGCCGCTGACGAAGCCCAGGAACGGGTGCAGGGTGCGGCCCACCCAGGAGTAACTGGCGCCCGCGTTCACATCGATCCGGCTCAGGTAGCTGAACGCCAGCGCGATGCCCAGCATGGGTATCGCGCAGTACAGCAGGGCCGCCGGACTGGCCAGGCCCACCGTGCCGACCAGCGCCGCCGTGGTCGCGGCCAGCGAGTAGGCGGGTGCGCTGCCCGCGACGGCCATGACCACGGTGTCGAACGTCCCGAGGGCATTGGCCTGCAGCCCTCTGCCCCTGTTCTTGCTCATGGATGTGCTGCTTTCCGGTTGTGCGCGCGCACGGACGGGCCGGCCCGCGGCGCACGGGTGGGGGGTGTGGGACCCGCCTCGAACCCGTAGAGGGATGGCCTCGGGTCAGTGGCCGGCCAGGAGAAGAGAAAGACCGGTGAATTCCGATCAGCCCTGCGTCGGCAGTCGGTCACACCGCGTGTGGCTGCGATGATAGCGGCCCTCTTTGACCTTTCAAGATTGACCAGCCGGTATTCTCCCTCGCCGGGCGAGGGCCCAACTCCCGCCCCGGAAGCGCCCCTTCCGCGCCTCGGTCACTCCTCCAGGTGGTCGATCTGCCGCAGCTTGTTGGTGGCGTCGAGCGCCGCGACCTTGTACGACTCCGCCAGCGTCGGGTAGTTGAACACCGCGTCGACCAGATAGTCGACCGTGCCGCCGCAGCCCATCACGGACTGCCCGATGTGGATCAGCTCGGTGGCACCCGCACCGAAGCAGTGCACGCCGAGCAGCGTGCGGTCCTCGGGCGAGACCAGCAGCTTGAGCATGCCGTGGGAGTCGCCGATGATCTGCCCCCGGGCCAGTTCCCGGTAGCGGGCTATGCCGACCTCGAACGGCACGCAGTCCTCGGTGAGTTGGTCCTCCGTCCGGCCCACGAAGCTGATCTCCGGAATGGTGTAGATACCGATCGGCTGGAGGTGGTGCATGCGTCCGACGGGCTCCCCGAAGGCGTGGTACGCGGCGGCCCGGCCCTGTTCCATCGAGGTCGCGGCGAGCGCCGGGAAGCCGATGACGTCGCCGACGGCGTAGATGTGCGGCACCTCGGTGCGGTAGTGCTCGTCCACGCGGATCCGGCCGCGCGGGTCCGCGGTCAGCCCCGCCTTGGCCAGGTCGAGTTCATCGGTGAGCCCCTGGCGGCCCGCGGAGTACATCACCGCGTCGGCGGGGATCTTCTTGCCGCTCTCCAGGACGGTCAGGGTGCCATGGGCGTGCCGCTCCACGGCGGCGACGGTCTCCCCGAAGCGGAAGGTGACGGCGAGGTCCCGCAGGTGGTACTTGAGCGACTCGATGACCTCGACGTCGCACAGGTCCAGCATCCCCGGGCGCCTTTCCACCACGGTCACCTTGCTGCCCAGCGCGGCGAACATGCTGGCGTATTCCATTCCGATCACGCCGGCGCCCACGATGACCATGGACCGCGGCACCCGCTCGAGCGTGAGCACATTGTCCGAGTCCATGATCGTGCGCCCGTCGAACTCGACGCTGTCCGGCCGGGCCGGCCGCGTGCCGGTGGCGATCACGATGTGCTCCGCGCTCAACAGGCTCTCGTGGCCGGTGACGTCGCGCAGCCCGATCGTGTGCGGGTCGACGAATCGGCCCGTGCCGGCGTAGAGGGAGACGTGGTTGCGGGACAGCTGGCTGCGGATGACGTCGACCTCCCGGCCGACCACGTGCTGGGTGCGCGCGGTCAGATCGGCGACGGTGATGTCCTCTTTCAGCCGGTAGCTCTGCCCGTACAGATCGCGCTGGGTGAGACCGGTGAGGTACAGCACCGCCTCGCGCAGGGTCTTGGAGGGGATGGTGCCGGTGTGGATGGAGACCCCACCGACCATGTCGGGGCGGTCGACGACGGCGACCCGGCGGCCGAGCTTGGCCGCGGCGATGGCGGCCTTCTGACCGCCCGGACCGGAACCGATGACGAGCATGTCGAAGTCGAAGTCAGGCACCTTCCGGAGTGTGTCAGCCCACGGGCTCTCTTCGAAAGGGAGAACGGGAAACCGTCCGCCCGAACGGAACCCCCGTCCGGCCCGCGGGAGTTGTCGGCCGCCCCTCACCGTCCTCGCCGTACCGCACCCACCGGAGGGACAATACGGTCATGGGCCGTCGACTCGACGATGTGAGCGCACCCGCCCGGCTGGCCGGACCCGAGGAGGGCATCGGCCCGGACGAACTCACGCTCGCCGCCCGCAACCACGGCCTCCCGCTGGAAGCCCTGCGCCACGACATCACCCCGCCCGGCCTGCACTACGTCCTCACCCACTACGACATCCCGTACGTCCCCGACGCCACCCGCTGGCGCCTGACGGTGGACGGCCTGGTCCGCCGCCCGCTGCGGCTCACCCCGGCCGATCTGCGGGCGTTCCCCGCGGTCACCACCCGGGTCACCCTGGAGTGCGCCGGGAACGGCCGTGCGCTGCTGGCACCGCGCCCGGTGAGCCAGCCCTGGCTGGTCGAGGCCGTCGGCACGGCCGAGTGGACCGGCGTACCACTGCGGCTGCTGCTCGCCGAGGCGGGCGTGGGCCCGACGGCCGTCGACGTGGTCCTCACCGGAGCCGACCACGGAGTGGAGCGCGGGATCGAGCAGGACTACCAGCGCGCCCTGCCGGTGGCCGTGGCCATGGGCGACGACCCCGAGGTGCTGGTGGCCTACGGCATGAACGGCGGCCCGCTGCCCCCGCAGCACGGCCACCCGGTCCGGCTGGTGGTCCCCGGCTGGTACGGCATGGCGCACGTGAAGTGGCTGCGGGACATCACGGTCAGTGCGCGAGCGTTCACGGGATTCCAGCAGGCCGTGGCCTACCGGCTCCGGCAGCGCCCCGGGGACGAGGGCGAGCCGGTCACCCGTATCGCGCCGCGGGCCCTGCTGGTGCCGCCGGGCTTCCCGGACTTCATGTCCCGGACCCGGGTGGTCCCGCCGGGACCGGTACCGCTGGAGGGCCGGGCCTGGTCCGGGCAGGCGCCGGTGACGGCCGTCGAGGTCAGCACCGACGGGGGAGCGAACTGGCACCCGGCCGGCCTCGACCCGGCGGACCGGCACCGCTGGGCCTGGCGCCGATGGCACTGGACCTGGACGGCCACCCCGGGACGCCATGTCCTCGCCGCCCGCGCGACCGACGCCGACGGCCGCACCCAGCCCTCGGACCAGCACTGGAACCGCGGCGGCTTCGCCAACAACGCGATCCACCGCGTCCGGGTCGTGTGCGTGCCCGCGGACGACGCCGGTGACGACACCGGCCAGGCCCTTTGACGACAGGGCCCGCGTCCGCCTCCAGGACAGCGCCGAGCGCCCGGTCCGCGTCTCCTTGGCAGTCGCGGGCCGGGCGTGTGCCGCGTCTCCGGTCGGTCGCGCCGAGCCGGGTTCTCCCGTCTCCGGTCAGTCGTGCCGAGTCGGCTTCCCCCGTCTGTGAGACGACCCCGGACGGCCCTCAGGGCAGCAGCTTCTCGATGGCGATCGGGCCCTCGGTCTCCAGCTTGCGCCGTGCCCATTCCAGATTGGCCGGAGTGATGTCCCGTCCCGTGGCGAGCACCAGGTCCTCGGGCGCCACGCCGGATTCGGGGTGGATGTGGAGCAGGGCGTCCGGGGTCGCCCGGTCGTCGGCGGACCGGGACTCTTCGGGTTGCGACGTCGACATGATGCCTCCTCCTCCGGATCCGGCCGCCCGCACCGCTGCCGGTGCCGCGAAACCGGCCCACTCTCACGATTCCCCGCCGGAGCCCGCCCTGCATCCGGAAGAGCCCACGGCCCCCTTCCCTCCTAAGCTGGAGACAGCCCGCACGCCCGAATCCGGGAGGCTGCCGCGATGACCGAGACGCCGTACCGGGACGCACCCGGGAGCCCCCGCTATCTGCCGATCGCCGAACACGGACTGATCGGGGACCTGCGGAGCGTGGCCCTGGTGGGCAGCAACGGCACGATCGACTGGTACTGCAGCCCCTCCTTCGACTCCCCGAGCGTCTTCGCGTCGATCCTGGACGCCGAGCGCGGCGGCTGCTTCGAGCTCGCCGCCTCCGTGCCGGCCCGCACCAAGCAGTTCTACTTCCCCGACACCAACGTGCTGATCACCCGGTTCTTCACCGACGACGGGGTCGGCGAGGTCCAGGACTTCATGCCCGTCACCGGGGAGTCCGCGGAGGTCGACCGGCACCGGCTGATCCGCCGCGTCCTGTGCGTCCGCGGCACCATCCCCTTCCGGGTCCGGGTGGCCCCGCGCTTCGACTACGGCGCCGCCCCGCACACGCTGAGGCTGCTCGGCGACACGGCCGTCTTCGAGTCCCCGGAGATGGCCCTCGCGCTCACCTCCACGGTGACCCCGGAGAGCGACGGCGTGGACGTGCGCGCCGACTTCAAGCTCGCCGAGGGCGAGTCCGCGGTGTTCGCCCTCGACCGGGTCGGCGACGCCATAGCGCCGCGCGGCTGCGCCCGCACCGAGGCCGAGCACGAATTCGAGGCCACGGTCTGCTACTGGCGGCGCTGGCTGCACCAGTCCCGCTACCGCGGGCGCTGGCGGGAGATGGTGCACCGCTCCGCCCTCACCCTGAAACTGCTCACCTACGCGCCGACCGGCGCCATCGTGGCCGCGCCGACCACCAGCCTCCCCGAACAGCTCGGCGGTGAGCGCAACTGGGACTACCGCTATGTGTGGATCCGGGACGCCGCGTTCTGCGTCTACGCGCTGCTGCGGCTGGGCTTCAGCGGCGAGGCCCGGGCGTTCATGAACTTCCTGACCGGCCTCATCGGCCCGGGCGACGGCTCGGCCTCGGGCCCGCTGCAGATCATGTACGGCATCGACGGCCGCACCGACCTGCCCGAACGCGAACTCGATCACCTGGAGGGCCACCTGGGATCCGCTCCGGTCCGGGTCGGCAACGCCGCCGCCGACCAGCTCCAGCTCGACATCTACGGCGCCCTCATCGACTCGATCTACCTCTACGACAAGTGGGCCGAGCCCATCTCCAGCGACCAGTGGGACAACGTCTGCCGGCTGGTCGACTGGGTCTGCGACCACTGGGACCAGCCCGACGAGGGCGTGTGGGAGACCCGCGGCGGCCGCAAGAACTTCCTGTACTCGCGCCTGATGTGCTGGGTGGCGATCGAGCGCGCCATCCGCCTGGCCAACCGGCGAGGCCTGCCGGCCGACCACCGCCGCTGGCGGACGAGCCGTGACGCCGTCTACCGGCGGATCATGGACCTCGGCTGGTCGCCGGTGCGCCGCGCCTTCGTCCAGCACGAGGGCGGCGAGGTCCTGGACGCCTCGCTCCTGATGATGCCGCTGGCGAAGTTCATCGCACCCACCGACCCCAAGTGGCTGTCCACCCTGGACGCCCTCACCGACGACCTGGTCTCCGACTCCCTCGTCTACCGCTACGACCCGCAGGCCAGCCCCGACGGGCTCCGCGGCGACGAGGGCACCTTCTCGATCTGCTCCTTCTGGTACGTCGAGGCGCTGGTGCGCGCCGGGCGGCTGGACGAGGCGCGGCTGGCCTTCGAGAAGATGCTCACCTACGCCAACCACCTCGGCCTGTACGCCGAGGAGATCGGCCGCACCGGCGAGCAGCAGGGCAACTTCCCCCAGGCGTTCACCCACCTGGCACTGATCAGCGCGGCGTTCAACCTGGACCGCGCCCTCGGCTGACCTCCCCGGGGGGTCTTTCGGCACCACGGGGGGAGTCCAATGGGCCCATACCTACCCCGTTGGGCCCACGCGGCCGACGGTCGTCCGGCCTAGGCTCGCGAAGGCGCGTGCCGCTTGCCGCCGCGCCGCTCACCGTCCACCGCAACCAGCGAGGCCCCCCGGGTGAACCGTCGTCGTGATCTGCCCCTTGTCTACTCCTGCTCGGGCTGTTCGAGCGCGGCCCAGATGACCAACTGGATCGCCGTGCAGCTCGACCGGCGCGGCATCGCCGAGATGTCGTGCATCGCCGGTGTCGGCGGGGACGTGCCGAGCCTGGTTCGCAAGGCCCGCAGCGGTCGCCCCGTCATCGCCGTGGACGGCTGTGTGCTCCAGTGCGCCCGCAACTGTCTCGCCCGGCACGAGGTGGAGCCGGTGGTGCACCATCTCCTCAGCGACGACGGGGTGCGCAAGCGGCTGGGCGAGGACTTCGACCCGGAGCAGGCCGAGCAGGTGCTCGACGGCATCATCGCCCGCATCACCGAGGAGACCGGCTCGCAGCCGCACTCCTGACGGGAGTTCAGGCCCCCTCGGCGCGCCGCAGGGTGGCCACGCACAGGTGCGGGGTGACGAAGGGCTCCAGGCTCTCCGCCGTCAGCGGGGCCCGCAGTGTCTCCACCGTGCCCTGCATCAGGCCGAGATGGATCGCGCAGACGATGTCGGGGCGGCGCTGGGCCACCTCGCGGAACGGGCAGTGGTGCAGACGCAGCCGCCGCAGGTCGGCGGCCCCGGCCTGGGCGTCATCGGCTGCATCGCCGATGACCGTGCCCGCGGCCTCCGGCTCCGTGCCCGCCTCGGGTTCCCGCTCAAGCTCCGGCTGGTGCTCCTGATCGTGCTCCTGCTCCGCTTCGGTGACGAAGCCCATGCCCTCCAGGGTCGCCACCAGCCGGCGCTCCCCTTCCTCCGCGCCGATGCGCTCGGTGGGCGCGGGAGCGTTGGTCAGGTACGAGCCCCAGGAGCGGCCGGCCCGGGTCGCCGCGCCCACCGGGTCCTCCACCGAGGAGGACACGACACCGAGCAGGATGTCGGACAGCAACTGGAAACTGCGCGAACCGTCCAGCCCGTCCGAGGCGACGGCCGAGTAGACGATCTTCGGTCGCCCCGGTTCACTGCGGGGCGCGCTGTCACGGATCGCCAGGCCGTCGGCGACCAGCGCGTCCAGATGGAAGCGGGCGGTGTTGAGGTGGACCCCCACGCGCTCGGCGGTCTCGGCCACACCCAGCGGGCGGCCGTCCTCCGCGCGCAGCAGTTGCAGGACGGCAGCGCGCCTTCCCCTTTGTACCGGAGCGCCGGTACCCGCGTCGATGAGCTGTCGTCGTGGAGCCATGGAGAAATGATACGACCGCGAGGGTTAGAAACAAGATGTCTCGTTTCTAACCCTCGCGGCAGGATGGTGGCGCGTCGGTCACTCCGGTGGCGAGACCTTGGCGTGCCGCAGCCTGCGGCCCAGCAGGGCGAGGAGCACGCCGTGCGGGACGGCCACCGCCCCGAGGAGCGCGAGCTCCGCCGGGGAGTGGTGACGGAGCGCCTCCCCGCCCGCCAGGACGAGCGCGACCACGGACACGAACAGCGACAGGGCCCGGTGGAAGCGGTGCACCTCCGAGTGCGGCCACTCGTCGCTGCTGACCGGTTCGGGGGTCTGCCCGGCCGCCCGGTGGTAGCCGGCGAAGATACGCGACTCCCAGGCGCCGGTGCTCTGCCGGCCGTAGAGGTCGAGGCCGATCACGACCAGCAGGAGCACCCCGAGGTATCCGGTGGTGAGCAGGGTCTCCCCGCTCACGGGGCCACCGCCTCTGCGGCGGGAGGTTCGGGGGCGCGCCCGCCGTCCTCGTCCTCGTCCAGGTCGTCGTCCGACACGCTGCCGTCGGCCCCGACGGGTCCCACCGCGGTGAACAGCAGGCTCAGCTCGGCGTCCGCCGGCTGCCTGGTCCGGCCGGCGCGATGACGCACGCCCAGCCAGGTCAGCCACAGCAGCGGCAGTACGCCGCCGACCAGGAACACCACGTCTCCGGGCAGGCGCAGCCACTCCAGGAAGACATTGGTGTCCGAGTGCAGATAGCCGAGGCTGCGCGCGTCCGCGTAGCCGCTCTCGACGACCTTGTACAGCTGAAGGGCGCCACCGGGCAGCAGCGTGGCGAACGACATCCACGCCAGGCCGAGGTTGAGCGACCAGAACGCCATCCGGGGCCAGCGGTCCGACCACTTGTTCTCGGGGATCAGGTAGCGCAGCGCGAACACCGCGAATCCGACCGCCAGCATGCCGTACACGCCCATCATCGCGGCGTGCGCGTGGTTCGCCGTCAGGCCCGTGCCCATCTCGTAGTACGACACGATGGGCAGGTTGACCAGGAAGCCGAACACACCGGCACCCAGGAAGTTCCAGAAGCCGACGGCGGCCAGGAACATCACGGCCCAGCGGTGCGGGAACGGGGTGCTCGACGGGCTGTGCCGACGGGCGCCGATCTGCAGGAAGCTCCACGCCTCGACGGTGAGGAAGAGCAGCGGCACCACCTCGAGGGCGGAGAACGTCGCGCCCAGCGCCAGGTGCTCGGCGGGCTCACCCGAGAAGTACAGGTGGTGCATGGTGCCGATCACGCCGCCCGCGCCGTACAGCACGACGTCGAGGAAGATCACGGACAGCGCCACCCGCTCACGGACGACACCCAGCAGCACGAACAGGTAGGCGACGGTCGCGGTGGTGAAGAGCTCCATGAAGTCCTCGACCCACAGGTGCACCACGATGAAGCGCCAGAAGTCGGCCGCGGTGAACTGCGATTCGGGACTGGCCAGCAGGCCGACGGCGTAGAACGCGGGCAGCGCGAGCGCGGCCAGGAAGAACAGCCACGGCATGTTCGCGACGCTCTCCCGGCGCAGCCTGCGGCGCAGTCCGCGGAAGAGGATCACGACCCAGATCACCATGCCGAGGGTCAGCAGGACCTGCCACACCCGGCCGAGGTCCAGATACTCCCAGCCCTGGTTGCCCAGCGCGCTCCACAGGTTGCCGAGCCAGCCGCGCTGTCCGGCCAGTTCGCCCAGCAGGCTGCCGACGACCACGACGACCAGCGCGCCGAGCAGGATCCGGCTGAGCAGGGCCTGCTTGCGGGGCTCCCAGCCGCGGGCGATCAGCGGGGTGATGAAGATGCCGATGGCCAGGAACGAGGTGACCACCCAGAAGATCGCCAGCTGGGTGTGCCAGGTGCGGACCAGGTTGTACGGCAGCCAGCGGTCGAGCGGGATGCCGAAGAAGCTGCCGAGGTCGGCCCGGTAGTGCTGGGCGGCCGAGCCCAGCAGCGCCTGGACCAGGAACAGTCCGGCCATCGCGAAGAAGAACCAGGCCGTGGTGCGCTGTGCCGGGGTGAGCCGGACGGTGTCGGGCGCGTGGAAGCGCAGTTCCCGGTGGTCACGCCGGTGCCAGCCCAGGAAGTTCCAGCGTCCGAAGGCGGCGAACAGCGCGCCGGTGCCCACCAGCAGGAAGATCAGCGACAGCACGCTCCAGGTCACGGTGTGACCGGTCGGCTTGTTGTGGACCAGGGGCTCCGACGGCCAGTTGTTGGTGTACGAGTAGGCCTCGCCGGGGCGGTCGGCCGCGGAGGTCCACGCCGTCCAGCCGAAGTAGGCCGTGACGTCGTGGATCTCGCCCGGATCGGTGATCGCGTTCGGCTTGAGGCCCTGCTTGCCGTCGGGCCGGCCGAGCAGGTCGGCGTAGTGCTTCGTCAGCTCGGTGAAGGCGGCGGCCTGGGCGTCGCTCCACACCAGGGTGCCGGTCGCCTTGTCGTAGCGGTTGGTCCGGTATTCCGCGGCGGTGCGCTCGTCGGCGTTCGCGACGCCGGAATCGACGTACTGCTTGTGCACCATGGTGGCGCTGCGGTGCAGGTAGTCGGCCGTGAAGTCCGGTCCCAGATAGGCGCCGTGGCCGTAGATCGAGCCGTACTGCATCAGGCCGGTGCGCAGGAACACCTTCTGGCCCTCGCGGACGTCGTCGCCGGTGAAGACGACCTGGCCGGAGGCCGTGACGGTCTTCTCCGGTATCGGGGGCTGGGCCTGGTAGGTCCGCATCGCCAGCAGTCCGAGGACCAGGAATCCGCCGAGCGTGACGAGGATGGCCGCCTGGACCCATCCCCTGGCGATCATCCGTGGCCGCTTGTTTTCACCGGGGCTGACGCCCGCTGGTGATCTTCCCATCTCCTGTGCCCTCCTCGAGATCCGACACCCGTCGTCGCGGGTGTCGTGCACTGCAGGGAGAGTAATACCAATCAGGATTGGTATTTAACAGGGGGCCTCGTCTAAACTGGCCGACAGGTGGCCACCGACACCACGGACAACCGACGTGACGACAGAGAGGAGAGCCTCTGATAGGCATGCACGAAGACCAGGAGGCTTCCCTCGCCACGGGATGCCTCGGTGCAGAAAGACGGCGAAGCACCCCCGGCGCGATACGGGGGTGCTTCCCGCGTCCGCGCAGCCGTCGGCCGCGCGGACGACGGGGCGAGGTCGGCCGAGATTCGCCCCGGCACCGCGCCGGTCCGGGCTCCGCCCGAGATGTAACCGAATCGTCACAGCCCTTCGCGGCGCCACAACTCCCTCCGGGACATTTGGGTCGAACCCGGTGTCGGCACGACCAGCCGACCTGACGACCCATCAACATCCCCCGGGGGGAACGAAGATGAGTAACAGCGCACACCCCGCACGCCGCTTTGGAGTCCCCACCGCCGTCACCGCGGCCTCCTTCCTGCTGCTGGCCGGCGCCGGCATCCTGGCCGCGCCGTCCGCGTTCGCGGGCGTCCCGGGCGGCACCTCCGCCGCCGACCGCAACAGCGACTTCAACGGCGACGGCTACACCGACATCCTCACCGGTGTCCCGGAAGGCACCGTGGACGGCAAGGAAGGCGCCGGGTACGTCACCGTGCAGTACGGCGCCCCCAACGGCATCGGCACCGACAAGACCGTGCCCAAGGGCCGTACGGCGGTCATCAGCCAGTCCACCAAGGGGGTGCCCGGCACCTCCGAGGCCTGGGACGACTTCGGGCAGGCCGTCGCCACCGGCGACCTGGACGGCGACGGCTACGACGACGCGATCATCGGCGCGCCCGGGGAGGACGAGGGCCGCGTCGCGGACGCCGGCCGGGTGACCGTCCTGTACGGCTCCAAGGCCGGCCTGAGCACCGCGCGCACCGCCTCCGTCACCGCCGCGAAGCCGGCCGCGGGCGCCCGGTTCGGCCTCGGGGCGGCCGCCGCCCGGTTCACCGGCGACACCGACGCCGACCAGCTCGTCGTGGCCGACCAGAAGGTGGGCCTGCACGTGTTCACCTACCACGCGGGCGTCCTGCGACTCGTCGGCGCACCGCGCTCCACCGGCCACAAGCTCCGGCCCGGATATCTCACCACCGGTGACTACGATCACAACGGCTACGCCGACCTGGTCGTCTCCGGCTACAGCCCCGACGACGACTACACCAAGGGCTGGTCCGCGTACTACGCGGGCGGCAGCAACGGTGTGACCTACCGACGGGACCTGCCCGGCGGCCTGGGCACCGCCTCCGGCGACATCGACAAGGACGGCTTCGACGACCTGGTCGTCGGCCGGCTCAGCAGCGCCGACGACCAGGCGGAGGGCGACGCGGGCGGCAAGATCGGCGTGTACTACGGCGGCGAGGAAGGCCCCGCGGGCGTGGACGGCCCCGGCACCGGCCCGCAGTGGTGGTCGCAGAACTCCCCGGGTGTCCCGGGCGCGTCCGAGGCCGGGGACTCCTGGGGCGCCGACCTGTCCGTCGCCGACGTGAACGGCGACGGCTTCGCGGACGTGGCCGTCGGCGCGCCCGGCGAGGACGTGGGCAGTGTCGCCGACGCGGGCGCGGTCTGGCTGCTGCGCGGCTCCCACAAGGGCCTGACCGCGGCACACGCCCAGTCCTTCGACCAGAACACCCCGCACATCCCCGGCACCGCGGAGATGGACGACGCCTGGGGCGCCCAGGTAAGGCTGGCGGACACCGACGCGGACGGCCGCGCCGAACTCCTCGCGGCGGCCCCCGGCGAGAACGCGGGCGACGGCGCGCTGTGGCTCCTGCCCGCGAGCAACAACGGCCTGCTGGCCCCCGGCTCATGGTCGTACAACGCCGGAGCCCTCGGCGGAAACGCCCACGCGGCCCGGTTCGGCGCGGTGATCGACGAGTAGTCCGCGTGCCCGCACCGGGGCAGTGGCCGGTGCGGGTGCTGTCGTCGGTCTCCGGTGCGGGTCAGGCGAAGCGGGAGCTGGGGACCGGGCCCGATGACGACAGGCGGGCCCGGTCGCCGCGCAGCCAGGTGGCGCGTGTCGCCGTGACGAAGGCCGTGAACACCTCGTCCGAGTCCGGCGGGGCCTGACCGTCGTCCTCGTCCGGGGTCGGGTCCGCACCGGTGATCTCGGCGGCGAGTTCCTTCTCCGGGCGGTCGTCGGCCGGTCCGTGCTCGACGCCGCCGTCGGCACCCTGGTGCGTCTGCTCGCCCCACGGCGCCACCACCGACTGGTGGAGCAGCGTCACGCTGTCGGCGGTGACGACCGGGGTGTCCGTCCAGGAGCTCGCGTGCTCGTGCAGCACCTGCCCCGGGGTCCGCTCGAAGAGCTGCCCGAGGATCTCGGGATCGGCGACGTCGTTCAGGTCGTACGCCACGACCACGGTGTCCTCACGCCCGGCCGCGAACGGCTCCGCGGGCAGCCCCAGCACCTCGGCGGCGGCCAGGCCGAGGATCCGCGAGCCCCGGTCGGGCAGCAGCGACACGGACCGGGGGCGCACCTCGGTGGTCTCGAGCAGTGTCCGCAGCCGCAGCAGGCCGCGCAGGCACTGGTCGGGGGTGTCCTGCAGCCAGGCGTAACGCCCCGTCATCCCCCCGTCGAAGCCGTACGGCGAGAGCGTGCCGAGCACGGTGCCGCCGATCACGTACTGCCAGCCGCGCAGATCGGTGAGGTCCAGCGCGGTCGCGGCTCCGACGGCGGCGGCGCGTTCCAGCATGCGGCTCTGCCGGGCCTGTGTGGGCAGCCACATGGGGTCCTCCGGGTCCGGCAGCAGCGCGTGCTGGCGCCGGGCCAGGGCGAGATCGCCCGACATGATCGCGTTGAACACCAGGAGGTAGCGGTCCGGCCAGTCGGTGAAGTCGGCCTCGTGCCGGGCCAGTTCCTCGGCCGCCTCGCGGTGCCGCCCCTCGCGCTCGTACGCCGACACCAGCTCCCGTACGACACCGAGGCGGCCCGGGTTGCCGCGCAGGACCTCGCGCAGCGCGGGGATCGCCAGGTAGGACAGCCCGCGTTCCACGCACGCGTACCCGAAGTCGAAGAGGGCCTGGGCATGTCCGGGCCGCGC
Encoded proteins:
- the sthA gene encoding Si-specific NAD(P)(+) transhydrogenase, whose translation is MPDFDFDMLVIGSGPGGQKAAIAAAKLGRRVAVVDRPDMVGGVSIHTGTIPSKTLREAVLYLTGLTQRDLYGQSYRLKEDITVADLTARTQHVVGREVDVIRSQLSRNHVSLYAGTGRFVDPHTIGLRDVTGHESLLSAEHIVIATGTRPARPDSVEFDGRTIMDSDNVLTLERVPRSMVIVGAGVIGMEYASMFAALGSKVTVVERRPGMLDLCDVEVIESLKYHLRDLAVTFRFGETVAAVERHAHGTLTVLESGKKIPADAVMYSAGRQGLTDELDLAKAGLTADPRGRIRVDEHYRTEVPHIYAVGDVIGFPALAATSMEQGRAAAYHAFGEPVGRMHHLQPIGIYTIPEISFVGRTEDQLTEDCVPFEVGIARYRELARGQIIGDSHGMLKLLVSPEDRTLLGVHCFGAGATELIHIGQSVMGCGGTVDYLVDAVFNYPTLAESYKVAALDATNKLRQIDHLEE
- a CDS encoding sulfite oxidase; the protein is MGRRLDDVSAPARLAGPEEGIGPDELTLAARNHGLPLEALRHDITPPGLHYVLTHYDIPYVPDATRWRLTVDGLVRRPLRLTPADLRAFPAVTTRVTLECAGNGRALLAPRPVSQPWLVEAVGTAEWTGVPLRLLLAEAGVGPTAVDVVLTGADHGVERGIEQDYQRALPVAVAMGDDPEVLVAYGMNGGPLPPQHGHPVRLVVPGWYGMAHVKWLRDITVSARAFTGFQQAVAYRLRQRPGDEGEPVTRIAPRALLVPPGFPDFMSRTRVVPPGPVPLEGRAWSGQAPVTAVEVSTDGGANWHPAGLDPADRHRWAWRRWHWTWTATPGRHVLAARATDADGRTQPSDQHWNRGGFANNAIHRVRVVCVPADDAGDDTGQAL
- a CDS encoding glycoside hydrolase family 15 protein yields the protein MTETPYRDAPGSPRYLPIAEHGLIGDLRSVALVGSNGTIDWYCSPSFDSPSVFASILDAERGGCFELAASVPARTKQFYFPDTNVLITRFFTDDGVGEVQDFMPVTGESAEVDRHRLIRRVLCVRGTIPFRVRVAPRFDYGAAPHTLRLLGDTAVFESPEMALALTSTVTPESDGVDVRADFKLAEGESAVFALDRVGDAIAPRGCARTEAEHEFEATVCYWRRWLHQSRYRGRWREMVHRSALTLKLLTYAPTGAIVAAPTTSLPEQLGGERNWDYRYVWIRDAAFCVYALLRLGFSGEARAFMNFLTGLIGPGDGSASGPLQIMYGIDGRTDLPERELDHLEGHLGSAPVRVGNAAADQLQLDIYGALIDSIYLYDKWAEPISSDQWDNVCRLVDWVCDHWDQPDEGVWETRGGRKNFLYSRLMCWVAIERAIRLANRRGLPADHRRWRTSRDAVYRRIMDLGWSPVRRAFVQHEGGEVLDASLLMMPLAKFIAPTDPKWLSTLDALTDDLVSDSLVYRYDPQASPDGLRGDEGTFSICSFWYVEALVRAGRLDEARLAFEKMLTYANHLGLYAEEIGRTGEQQGNFPQAFTHLALISAAFNLDRALG
- a CDS encoding putative zinc-binding protein, coding for MNRRRDLPLVYSCSGCSSAAQMTNWIAVQLDRRGIAEMSCIAGVGGDVPSLVRKARSGRPVIAVDGCVLQCARNCLARHEVEPVVHHLLSDDGVRKRLGEDFDPEQAEQVLDGIIARITEETGSQPHS
- a CDS encoding helix-turn-helix transcriptional regulator, yielding MAPRRQLIDAGTGAPVQRGRRAAVLQLLRAEDGRPLGVAETAERVGVHLNTARFHLDALVADGLAIRDSAPRSEPGRPKIVYSAVASDGLDGSRSFQLLSDILLGVVSSSVEDPVGAATRAGRSWGSYLTNAPAPTERIGAEEGERRLVATLEGMGFVTEAEQEHDQEHQPELEREPEAGTEPEAAGTVIGDAADDAQAGAADLRRLRLHHCPFREVAQRRPDIVCAIHLGLMQGTVETLRAPLTAESLEPFVTPHLCVATLRRAEGA